The Methylomarinum sp. Ch1-1 genome contains the following window.
CCAGCCAAACGCGGTCGCTGTGATAAGATTTTTCAGCCTTACTGGCCAAGATTGCATTCAACGCGTTCAACAGCCGCTGATCGACTGGCACCTCAATCAGGCGATGCAGCGCTTCCAACGTGCGAATATTGGCCTCGCGCCCTAAAATCAGCTTGGCTTCTGCCTCGCTACCGTAAAGATGAGCAATTTCAAGGTCTAGTCGTTGATCGTCTAGATAGCATGACACATCCGGTTTTTTCGGCTCGTTATGCCATATATGCCGCATCGGAATGCCGAATTTCTGCTCATATAGCCTCATGAACAGACGCGCTGCCTGATGCTCCAGTTCGATTTTTTCCTGCATATTTCGATTCATAGTGCATTGATTTTATCGGGAAAGTGAAATCATTGGCTAAATAATAGTGAAATCGAACCGTTAAAAAGCGACTTTTCTCAATTTGTTTTTAATCGATATTAACTTGATTTCCGCCCCGCGCTCGGATTAAATAACGCTATTTGTTACACCTATGGATAATGCGAATCTCCAGTTTATTTGCAGCACTGAAAAGCTGCTCAATCTTGATTATTTGATCTGCCATATCGAATACCGCGAGAATAAATCGACCGCCGTCATTTTCTATTATGACGGTCAAGCATACGCCTACCTGAATAATTGCAGGCATAGGCAACGAAGATTGGATTGCGAGGCCGACACCGTGTTCGATGCCAACGGTCAATTGCTCAGTTGCTCCATGCATGGCTATGTGTTTGAACCGACTACCGGCGAATGTATGATTCCACCTCGCGCAGGAAAAAAACTGCAATCATTGCGTATTGTCGAACAGGACGGGGCTTTGTATTTTGCCGATGAACGCGTTCGCATGATCAATCCTTTTTGAACGCCATATAAGGGAAATTCTGAGGTAGGGGCGAATTTATACGCACAGCGCGGCTAAATCCGAAGCAACATACACAATTGCCGACAGAATAATATCGACCATGTACTTAGACAATGGCGCCAGGGCTCCCTCATTAAAAAATACCTTCTGGGAGGGGCGAGTTATTTAACCCGCCCCGAACGTTAACTTACTCTATTCACGGTTGAATCATTCAGGACCTCGTTGACCTGTATTTCACATAGCGATGCGGACTCCTTGCTTTTCACGCCGAGGGCGGCGCTCCTACGCAAAGCACCGTCTTGCCTTCGGATGTGCTGAACTGTGTGAAGCGCATCAAAAATGGTGCGCTTCACGCTGTTCAGCACACCCTACCCACATCCGTGAGATGGATCACGCGCAGCGGATCGGCTAAAAGCATTCTCAATGCGCGCGGGGCGGGTTATTTAACACACCCTAAACGTTTAACTTAACTTACTTTAGGCGTATTTGTTCAGCAATTCCCACTTTGGCGTTCAAAAAGGGCATGGGGTGTGTTTGGCGAGGATGTCGGCAGCAAGGATGCTGCCGTCAAGCCCCCATGGATGGGTTTACCCAGCACCTAAATTCCATGGCTACTGGACTATATTTTACATACCAGGATAATTTAGGTGCTGGGTGAACGGCGCTCCTCGACAGACACACCCCATGCCCTAAACCTCGCAAAAATACTCAAATATGGGAATTGCTGGTATTTGTTGCTAATTTTCTGTTTTGCCACTCATTCATTTAATGAGGTAGCCCTGATTACACCAGGCCAGATAATTGACTACGGCGACGGGCAGACGCCTGTTTTTTCAGAGACTTTGCTGACACGTTTTCAGCAGGTCGATAGCAGGATAGGCGGAGCATTTGCGTTAGAGCAGGGCATCATCCTGACCGCGATGATAGTGGCGGCATTGACCGTTGCGATTATCGAACGTCAGTTTAACAAGGCGGCGTTGTGGAGCGTTACAGCCGGCCTGGGAATAAGCGGCCAGCTGTGCACTCATGAGTCAATGATTCTTAAGCGCGAAGGGGGCTTTGCGTCGAAGACTGAAGCGCTCGATGCTGAAGATCTGTGGTACTGCTTTACAGTGGAAGGGATAGTTTATATAGTTGATCCAGGACAGCACATAAACCGATAGCCAAGTCGGATATTTCACATTGCATTTTTTACCGGCCCAGATAAATTCAGGATGAATCGATTCGGCGCTTCGTAAAGAGCCGCTTCCAAATCATGCAAATGCCAAAGGATTCATGATGAGCAAGAAAACTGCTGATATTACCCGCCCGGCGGATTTACAACGGCACGATCGAGGAACGGGGCCGGTTCGTAGTCAACGCCCCGTCTATCAAGATTTCCTGCCACCTTGCAATAACGCTTGTCCGGCCGGGGAAAATATTCAGGCTTGGCTGGATTTGGTGCAGGCGGGTCGCTATCAACAGGCTTGGCAGGTTTTGATGAAAGACAACCCGTTGCCGGCCGTGCATGGTCGGGTTTGTTATCACCCCTGCGAATCCCAATGCAATCGAGAACAGCTCGATGGTGCAGTCAGCATTCATGCGGTCGAGCGTTTTCTCGGCGACCTGGCCTTGAGCGAGGACTGGAGGATCGAACCAGACGCGCCCGAAAGCGGTAAGCGCGTGTTGATCATCGGCGCCGGCCCCAGCGGCTTGTCGGCCGCCTATCATCTGGCCCGCCTCGGTCATAAAGTCGTGATTCATGAAGCGGGCCCGGTTGCCGGCGGTATGATGCATTTCGGTATTCCGGCCTATCGTCTGCCGCGCCGGGAACTGGAACGGGAAATCGAACGCATCGAAGCGCTGGGCGTCGATATCGTATTGAACCGCAAGGTCGACAATCTGCTGGCCGACAAGCAAGAGGGACGCTTCGATGCGGTGTTCGTCGCGGTAGGCGCCCACTTGAGTAAGCGTATCGACATCCCGGCCAGAGACGCCTCGAAAATGCTGGACGCCGTGGCCTTTTTGCGCCAGGCCTCGTCCGGGAACGCCCCTAAATTGGGCCGCCGGGTGGCGATATACGGCGGCGGAAATACCGCGATGGACGCGGCCCGCACCGCCAAACGCTTGGGCGCCGAAGAAGCCTTGATCATTTACCGGCGAGACCGTGAACACATGCCGGCCCATAGCTTCGAAGCCGACGAGGCGATCGAGGAAGGGGTCAAGATCAACTGGTTGCGCACCATCAAGGAAATCGATGAAGGCTCGTTGAAAGTCGAGGTGATGGAGCTGGATCAACATGGCCGGCCGCAGCCGACCGGTCGCTATGAAACACTGGAGGCCGATGCGCTGATCATGGCGGTCGGCCAGGACACCGATACCTCCTTTTTGCGAGACGTGCCGGGCATCGAATTCAAAAGCGACGGCACCGTGATCGTCGATTCCGGCATGCAGACCGGCGTGGCCGGCATCTTCGCCGGCGGCGACATGGTGCCTAGCGAACGCACCGTCACCGTCGCGGTCGGCCACGGCAAGAAAGCCGCCCGTCACATCGACGCCTGGCTGAGAGGCGAACGCTATTGTCCGCCGCCGAAACACGATTTGATCGACTATCGGCAGTTGCACATTTGGTATCACACCGACGCCGAACAAAAAGCTCAAGGCCACTTACCCTTGCCACTGCGCAGCGAAAGTTTCGATGAAATCGTCGCCGGCCTGAGTCCGGCCGATGCGACTTTCGAGGCGCAACGCTGCTTCTCCTGCGGCAATTGCTTTGAATGCGACGGCTGTTACGGCGCCTGTCCCGAAAACGCCATCATCAAACTAGGACCGGGTAAGCGTTACCGTTATGATTACGAGTTATGCACCGGTTGCGCCGTCTGTTATGAACAATGTCCCTGTCACGCCATAGACATGGTGCCGGAAAAGGAAGTTTAAACGATGAGCGAAAATCAGATGACCACCCTAGACGGTAACGAAGCGGTGGCCTATGTGGCCTACCGGATCAATGAAGTTTGCGCGATCTATCCGATTACGCCGTCGTCGGCGATGGCGGAATGGGCCGACCAATGGGCGGCCGAAGGAAAAACCAATATCTGGGACAACGTGCCGTTGATCGCCGAGATGCAGAGCGAGGGCGGCGCTGCCGGCGCGGTGCACGGTGCGTTGCAAAGCGGCGCGCTGACGACGACTTTTACCGCGTCTCAGGGTTTGTTGCTGATGATCCCGAATATGTACAAAATCGCCGGTGAACTGACGTCGACGGTTTTCCATGTCGCGGCCCGTTCGTTGGCGGCGCAGGGCCTGTCGATTTTTGGCGATCATTCAGATGTGATGGCGGTGCGCGACACCGGCTTCGCTTTGCTCGCTTCCAGTTCGGTGCAGGAAGCCCACGATATGGCCTTGATTGCCCAGGCCGCGACGCTGGAAGCGCGAGTGCCGTTCCTGCATTTCTTCGACGGCTTCCGCACCTCGCACGAGGTGAATAAGATCGAAGTGCTGTCCGACGCACAAATCAAGGCGATGATCGACAACGACAGGGTTAGGGCGCATCGAGAGCGCGCCTTGAACCCGGACCGGCCGTTCATTCGCGGCACGGCGCAAAACCCCGACGTTTATTTCCAAGCCCGGGAGACCGTCAATCCATTCTATGCGCAAACGCCGGCTATCGTGCAGAAGGCGATGGCGCGCTTCGCCGATATCACCGGCCGAAGTTACCGGCTGTTCGAATATGAAGGAGCCGAACAGGCTGACAGGGTGATCGTGATCATGGGCTCGGCCGCCGAAACAGTGAAACAGACGGTGGCGGCTTTAGTGCGGAGAGGCGAAAAGGTCGGTGTCGTGCATGTGCGTCTTTATCTGCCTTTCGCCCAGGATGCCTTTGTCGAAGCGCTGCCCGCCGGCGTCTGCGGCATTGCCGTGCTGGATCGCTGTAAATCGCCCGGTTCGACCGGCGAGCCGCTGCTGCACGATGTCGTGATGACGCTGTCCGAAGCCTATAGCAACGGTCAACTGAAGACGCTGCCGAAGGCGATAGGCGGGCGTTATGGCCTGTCTTCGAAGGAATTTACCCCGGCGATGGTCAAAGGTGTCTTCGACGAATTGAGTAAGGCGCAACCGAAAAGTCGCTTCACGATCGGCATACACGATGACGTTTCACACAGTAGTCTGGATTACGATCCCGCCTTCAACATCGAAGCCGATAATGTCATCTCGGCGTTATTTTATGGCTTGGGCGCCGACGGCACGGTCGGGGCGAATAAGAACACGATCAAGATCATTGGCGATTTGCCCGATTGTTACGCCCAAGGCTATTTCGTTTACGATTCGAAAAAATCCGGTTCGCAAACCGTTTCGCATCTGCGTTTCGGTCCCGAACCGATCCATGCGCCGTATTTGGTGCAGACCGCCAAGTTCATCGGCTGCCATCAGTTCAATTTCCTGTTCAAGACCGACATCCTGGCGTCAGCCGCCCCGGAAGCGGTGTTCCTGCTGAACAGCCCTTATGGTCCCATCGAAGTCTGGGACAGGCTGCCCCGTCACGTGCAAGAACAGATCATCGCCAAACGCCTGTCTTTTTATGTCATCGATGCCTCCACTGTGGCCCGCGATACCGGTATGGGCAGCCGCGTCAACACGATCTTGCAAACCTGTTTCTTCGCCCTGTCCGGCGTACTGCCGAAAGAGCAGGCCATCGCCAAGATCAAGGAAGCGATTCAGAAAACCTACGGTAAGAAAGGCGCGGAAATCGTGCAGAAGAACTATGCCGCGGTCGATCAGGCTCTGGCCCATTTGCATCAAGTTAAAGTGCCGCTGCAGGCGAATGGGACGCTAGCGATGCCGCCGATCGTGCCGGCGGAGGCGCCGGCCTTCGTCCAGCAGGTGACCGCTAAGATGATGGCCGGCTTGGGTGACAGCCTGCCGGTCAGCCAGCTGCCGCCGGACGGCACTTATCCTTCCGGCACCACCGCCTGGGAAAAACGCAATGTGTCCACCTACGTCCCGGAATGGAAGCCGGAATTGTGTATACAATGCGGCAATTGCAGCTTCGTCTGCCCGCATTCGGTGATTAGGGCCAAGTTTTATCATCAAAACCAATTGGAATCGGCGCCGGACGGTTTCAAATCCGCCCAAATCAGCGCGCGCGGTTTTCCGGAAACCCGTTATACGCTGCAAATCTATCTCGAGGACTGCACCGGCTGTAATCTTTGCGTCAATGTCTGTCCGGCGCTGAGCCTGAAAGAGAGCGGCGTCAAGGCCATCAATATGCAGCCTAAGGCGCCGTTGCTGGAGCGGGAAAAGGAAAACATCCGTTTTTTCGAGACATTGCCGGTCAACGATCGGGCGCGGGTGGATTTTTCTTCGGTGCGCGGCGCCCAGTTTCTGGAGCCGTTGTTCGAATTTTCCGGCGCCTGCGCCGGCTGCGGCGAAACGCCTTACGTCAAACTGGTTTCGCAGTTGTTCGGCGATCGCCTGATCGTCGCCAACGCCACCGGCTGCTCGTCGATTTATGGCGGCAACCTGCCGACGACGCCGTGGGCCAAAAACGCCGAAGGGCGGGGACCTGCCTGGTCTAACTCCTTGTTCGAGGATAACGCCGAATTCGGCCTCGGCTTTAGGCTGACCGCCGACAAGCACCGGGCGCTGGCGCGGCAGTTGGCGCGCGGTTTCCTCGCAGACTTCGGCATCGATTTCATCAACGAGATATTAGCCGCGCCGCAGCAGACGGAATCGCAAATCCGCAGGCAGCGGGAACGGGTCGCCGAGTTGAAAGCCTTGTTGTTGCAGACCGATTCGGAACCGGCCCGCGACCTGTTGTCCGTCGTCGATCATCTGGTTCGGCGCAGCATCTGGATCATCGGCGGCGACGGCTGGGCCTACGATATCGGTTCCGGCGGTCTCGACCATATCCTGGCCAGCGGCCGCGATGTCAATGTGCTGGTCATGGACACCGAGGTCTATTCCAACACCGGCGGGCAGATGTCCAAGTCGACGCCGCTGGGCGCGGTGGCCAAGTTCGCCGCCGGCGGCAAGACCGTGGCGAAGAAGGATCTCGCCCTGCAAGCGATCTCGTACGGCAATGTCTATGTAGCCCGGATCGCGATGGGGGCTAATCCGCAGCAGACCCTGCTGGCGATGCGCGAGGCGGAAGCCTATCCGGGACCGTCGCTGATCCTGGCCTACAGTCACTGCATCGCGCACGGCATTCCGATGCAGAACGGCCTGAAACAGCAGGCGCTGGCGACGGCCAGTGGTTATTGGCCGTTGGTTCGCTATAACCCGATGCTGCGTCAGTCCGACAAGAATCCCTTCGTGCTGGATTCGCCGCGGCCGCGGGTCTCTTTCAAAGACTACGCTTATAATGAATTGCGCTACAAGATGCTGCAGCGTACCAATCCGGACGAAGCCGAATACCTGTTGCAACTGGCGCAACAGGTCGTCAATCAAAAATGGGATGATTATGAGCAGATGGCGACCCGCCCGGGCAGTCATTTTCATCCCGACGCCGCCGTCACCGAATAGAGGAGAGCCGCGATGGATTTATCAACCCGCTACCTGGGGCTGGACTTGAAGCACCCGATCATCGCTTCGTCGACGCCGTTGTCGGAAACGCTGGACGGCATCAGGTTACTGGAGGATTCGGGGGCATCGGCGATCGTGATGTTTTCGCTGTTCGAGGAACAGATCCGGCGGGAAAACGAGGCCTTCGATTTTTTGCTGGAGTCCGGCACCGAAAGCTTCGCCGAATCGTTGAACTACTTTCCCCATGTCGACCGTTCCCCGAAAGGACCGGAGCATTATCTGAATCTGATCAGCAAGGCCGTCGCGGCGACCGAGATCCCGATCATCGGCAGCCTCAATGGTGTCACCAACGAAGGCTGGATCGATTACGCGAAACAGATACAGGACGCCGGCGCCCATGCCTTGGAACTGAATGTCTATTTCATCCCGACCGACCTTGAATTATCGCCGGCCGAGGTTGAACAACGCTATTTCGATATTCTGCAGGCGGTCAAGGCCTCGGTGTCGATTCCGGTGGCGATTAAATTGAGTCCGTTCTTCAGCGCGATCGGCAACATGGCCAAACGCCTGGCCGAGGCCGGCGCCGACGGTCTGGTATTGTTCAACCGCTTCTATCAACCGGATTTCGATTTGGAACGCCTGCAAGTCGACCCGCGGGCAAGCCTCAGCACAGCGGAGGAAATCCGCTTGCCGCTGTTATGGATTGCGGTCTTGTATGGACGCATCAATACCTCGTTGGCGGGCAGTCGCGGCGTGCACAGCGCCACCGAAGTGATCAAGTATCTGCTGGCCGGAGCCGATGTCGTGATGGTCGCCTCGGCGCTGATGAAACACGGACCGAATCATCTACAGGTGCTGTTCGAGGGTCTGGAACAATGGTTGGAAGCGCGCGATTACCAATCGCTGGATGAAGTCAAGGGGGTGATGAGCCGGCTTAACGCGGCCAACCCGGGCGCTTTCGAACGCGTCAACTACATCAAGGTCTTGGAGAGTTTCGAAGCCCCGCAGTTCCCGGGAGCATAGCCATTAAGGCGATGCCTATGTTGCCGGATGGCTGAACGCTGGGAGATACCGATTGGGTTGTACTAACGTTTTCCTGTAAAGAAGGTGGAAATTCCCGGTAGAAAACGGGGCGGTGTTTTTTGCCATTGAGCCAATGCGACACTGATATTATCGCAATGCTGGCCGCCATTCTCTAATGCGATGCCGACCAGTCGTTCGGGACCGTCGTCTTCGAGAGGATGGTTGTCAAGAATAGCCGGGATGCGTTGTGTTTCTATCGATTGCCAGAAACCATCGCTGCAGAGCAGAAACAGGTCGCCGTTTTCCAACATGCTTGCATGAATATCGGGTTGCGGGTCTTTGCAACCGCCCAAACGTTTATAGAGTTGATTTTGTACCGCATCAGCCTCTTCGCTCGTTCGTTCAAGCACGCCTTGCTCAATCATCAAT
Protein-coding sequences here:
- a CDS encoding NAD(P)-binding protein encodes the protein MSKKTADITRPADLQRHDRGTGPVRSQRPVYQDFLPPCNNACPAGENIQAWLDLVQAGRYQQAWQVLMKDNPLPAVHGRVCYHPCESQCNREQLDGAVSIHAVERFLGDLALSEDWRIEPDAPESGKRVLIIGAGPSGLSAAYHLARLGHKVVIHEAGPVAGGMMHFGIPAYRLPRRELEREIERIEALGVDIVLNRKVDNLLADKQEGRFDAVFVAVGAHLSKRIDIPARDASKMLDAVAFLRQASSGNAPKLGRRVAIYGGGNTAMDAARTAKRLGAEEALIIYRRDREHMPAHSFEADEAIEEGVKINWLRTIKEIDEGSLKVEVMELDQHGRPQPTGRYETLEADALIMAVGQDTDTSFLRDVPGIEFKSDGTVIVDSGMQTGVAGIFAGGDMVPSERTVTVAVGHGKKAARHIDAWLRGERYCPPPKHDLIDYRQLHIWYHTDAEQKAQGHLPLPLRSESFDEIVAGLSPADATFEAQRCFSCGNCFECDGCYGACPENAIIKLGPGKRYRYDYELCTGCAVCYEQCPCHAIDMVPEKEV
- a CDS encoding Rieske (2Fe-2S) protein; the protein is MDNANLQFICSTEKLLNLDYLICHIEYRENKSTAVIFYYDGQAYAYLNNCRHRQRRLDCEADTVFDANGQLLSCSMHGYVFEPTTGECMIPPRAGKKLQSLRIVEQDGALYFADERVRMINPF
- a CDS encoding dihydroorotate dehydrogenase-like protein — protein: MDLSTRYLGLDLKHPIIASSTPLSETLDGIRLLEDSGASAIVMFSLFEEQIRRENEAFDFLLESGTESFAESLNYFPHVDRSPKGPEHYLNLISKAVAATEIPIIGSLNGVTNEGWIDYAKQIQDAGAHALELNVYFIPTDLELSPAEVEQRYFDILQAVKASVSIPVAIKLSPFFSAIGNMAKRLAEAGADGLVLFNRFYQPDFDLERLQVDPRASLSTAEEIRLPLLWIAVLYGRINTSLAGSRGVHSATEVIKYLLAGADVVMVASALMKHGPNHLQVLFEGLEQWLEARDYQSLDEVKGVMSRLNAANPGAFERVNYIKVLESFEAPQFPGA
- the nifJ gene encoding pyruvate:ferredoxin (flavodoxin) oxidoreductase → MSENQMTTLDGNEAVAYVAYRINEVCAIYPITPSSAMAEWADQWAAEGKTNIWDNVPLIAEMQSEGGAAGAVHGALQSGALTTTFTASQGLLLMIPNMYKIAGELTSTVFHVAARSLAAQGLSIFGDHSDVMAVRDTGFALLASSSVQEAHDMALIAQAATLEARVPFLHFFDGFRTSHEVNKIEVLSDAQIKAMIDNDRVRAHRERALNPDRPFIRGTAQNPDVYFQARETVNPFYAQTPAIVQKAMARFADITGRSYRLFEYEGAEQADRVIVIMGSAAETVKQTVAALVRRGEKVGVVHVRLYLPFAQDAFVEALPAGVCGIAVLDRCKSPGSTGEPLLHDVVMTLSEAYSNGQLKTLPKAIGGRYGLSSKEFTPAMVKGVFDELSKAQPKSRFTIGIHDDVSHSSLDYDPAFNIEADNVISALFYGLGADGTVGANKNTIKIIGDLPDCYAQGYFVYDSKKSGSQTVSHLRFGPEPIHAPYLVQTAKFIGCHQFNFLFKTDILASAAPEAVFLLNSPYGPIEVWDRLPRHVQEQIIAKRLSFYVIDASTVARDTGMGSRVNTILQTCFFALSGVLPKEQAIAKIKEAIQKTYGKKGAEIVQKNYAAVDQALAHLHQVKVPLQANGTLAMPPIVPAEAPAFVQQVTAKMMAGLGDSLPVSQLPPDGTYPSGTTAWEKRNVSTYVPEWKPELCIQCGNCSFVCPHSVIRAKFYHQNQLESAPDGFKSAQISARGFPETRYTLQIYLEDCTGCNLCVNVCPALSLKESGVKAINMQPKAPLLEREKENIRFFETLPVNDRARVDFSSVRGAQFLEPLFEFSGACAGCGETPYVKLVSQLFGDRLIVANATGCSSIYGGNLPTTPWAKNAEGRGPAWSNSLFEDNAEFGLGFRLTADKHRALARQLARGFLADFGIDFINEILAAPQQTESQIRRQRERVAELKALLLQTDSEPARDLLSVVDHLVRRSIWIIGGDGWAYDIGSGGLDHILASGRDVNVLVMDTEVYSNTGGQMSKSTPLGAVAKFAAGGKTVAKKDLALQAISYGNVYVARIAMGANPQQTLLAMREAEAYPGPSLILAYSHCIAHGIPMQNGLKQQALATASGYWPLVRYNPMLRQSDKNPFVLDSPRPRVSFKDYAYNELRYKMLQRTNPDEAEYLLQLAQQVVNQKWDDYEQMATRPGSHFHPDAAVTE